In the genome of Prosthecobacter dejongeii, the window TGCCCTGCTCAGGCACTCCTAAAAAACAAGATAAGGAGACGGTGGCAAATACGATACTCAGTAATGAAATCGCATTCGGGGACAGATGCGAGGCACAAGCCCAACGGGCAAGGAGGCGTGCCCAGCCCGTATTTCGTGACTTCAGTTCGCGGCGCGGGCCGTGGTCTTGCGGTGTGGACATAGAGACGATCTAACACAAGCGGACGTAAACTGCTAGACCTTCTGTGCTTCACTCCATTACACTCCATGCGCATGGTGACCCAGTCACGTACCCGATCTCAATTTGAACGCATTGAAATGCCTGGTGATTCCTCCTTTGCGTGGAAGGAAATTTCGGGTCAGCATTTCACGGCCCCATTTCATCATCATCCGGAGATCGAGTTGACGATCATCACGGCCGGTCACGGACAGAGGTTCGTTGGAGATACGGTAGAACCCTTCCAAGCTGGAGATGTGGTTATCCTAGGGTCGCAGTTGCCTCATGCGTGGTTCAGCGAGGCACGCTGTCAGCAATCTGAGGCGATCGTGGTCCAGTTCCATCCCGAAACCTTCGGTGGCGGCGTATTGAAAGCACCAGAATTAGGCAATGTAAGAGAGCTTTTGCAGCTGGCTACAGGCGGCCTCGTGATCACGGGGCACATCGCACAAGAGATGAAGCAGGAGCTCTCTTCTCTAAGTGATCTCACGCCATTGTTCCGCCTCACTGTGTTCATTGAACTGTTGGAAAAGGTAGCCACCCGTCGCAGCTATCGTTGTCTCAAAGCACAGGCTCCCGAGGAAACAGTCTCGCTGGTGGACCGGAAACGTCTGGATGAAGTGCTGCGTTACATTCACAT includes:
- a CDS encoding AraC family transcriptional regulator — protein: MPGDSSFAWKEISGQHFTAPFHHHPEIELTIITAGHGQRFVGDTVEPFQAGDVVILGSQLPHAWFSEARCQQSEAIVVQFHPETFGGGVLKAPELGNVRELLQLATGGLVITGHIAQEMKQELSSLSDLTPLFRLTVFIELLEKVATRRSYRCLKAQAPEETVSLVDRKRLDEVLRYIHMHHRRALALPEVAKVAGLGPESFSRFFRRVTGHTFIETLIQIRLASALALLAESPETIAAVAFASGFEDLSNFNRQFRRTYGITPSEARRRAAG